One Robbsia sp. KACC 23696 DNA segment encodes these proteins:
- a CDS encoding helix-turn-helix transcriptional regulator, whose product MVKKTSPEQRRELGTFLSSRRARLQPKAFGLPEGPRRTPGLRREELAVLAGVSVSWYTWLEQGRDIQPSADALQRIAKVMKLDRVESAHLFALSPREQPATATESEVSEGLERLVRAINPIPAYVRNTRLDILAWNDAIADLFVDYGSLQPHERNTLRLLFLYRPYRTLILDWEQMARGMISTFRASRAQALDKAPFDRLIDELSEQSSEFREWWQDTGVKGFDEGSKRLQHPTSGLMSFTYVALTPEGRPDLSLVTYIPKTPAYDPQS is encoded by the coding sequence ATGGTCAAGAAAACCTCTCCCGAACAGCGACGAGAGCTAGGCACCTTCCTCTCCAGCCGCCGTGCACGCCTGCAGCCAAAAGCGTTCGGCTTGCCGGAAGGACCGCGCCGCACGCCGGGCTTGCGACGCGAAGAACTGGCCGTGCTCGCCGGCGTCAGCGTCAGTTGGTACACCTGGCTGGAGCAGGGTCGCGATATTCAGCCATCCGCCGATGCCTTGCAGCGCATCGCGAAGGTCATGAAGCTCGACCGCGTCGAATCGGCGCATCTCTTCGCGCTCTCGCCGCGCGAGCAGCCGGCGACCGCGACCGAGAGTGAGGTCAGCGAGGGCTTGGAACGGTTGGTTCGCGCGATCAATCCGATTCCGGCCTATGTGCGCAATACGCGGCTCGACATCCTGGCTTGGAACGATGCCATCGCCGATCTTTTCGTCGACTATGGCTCGCTGCAACCTCATGAGCGCAATACCCTGCGGCTGCTTTTCCTGTATCGCCCCTATCGCACCTTGATACTGGATTGGGAACAGATGGCGCGCGGCATGATTTCGACGTTTCGCGCCTCCCGTGCGCAGGCGCTGGACAAAGCGCCCTTCGATCGACTCATCGATGAACTCTCGGAACAAAGCAGCGAATTCCGCGAGTGGTGGCAGGACACTGGCGTCAAGGGCTTCGACGAAGGCAGCAAGCGTCTGCAGCATCCCACCTCCGGCCTCATGTCGTTTACCTATGTCGCGCTGACACCCGAGGGGCGACCCGACCTCTCGCTGGTGACCTATATCCCGAAAACGCCTGCCTATGACCCGCAGTCATAG
- a CDS encoding SAF domain-containing protein, with product MIYHHLFKQAAAKAPVRVGIIGAGAYGTAVVTQAPYTPGLEVMIVADLSATLAKGAFEKAGVDASRLVYCETVSRAEAEIEKGNRVYTDHCEIVPKLSRVDVVCESTGSPEGAANYALSAIENGKHVAMCTKDCDVAVGPMLKRLAKEKGVVYTPVDGDQHGLFIQMYEWAKVIGLEVISGGKATDGEFVYDERESTVTIKTDKHIKPPYQERVSVSANDRRYLEKIPNGGVEEYVARRAEILSGLPQPGAYDLCEMTVAANYTGLAPARDSLWHAPLRITEIPVAYCTQADGGVFKAPGAIDLATCLRTPNESGLGGGVFLVVRAENAYSNHVMATKGQIANYDDSACVLYRPYHLCGVETSVSLLAAGLLGVDTGSDDFLPRWDLIKVAAEDIAAGDIFGNDHSHQLTAKITPAKPVASANPACAHLLTGNRAKVDIPRGTVITYDMVEEPAHSTLWRLRRLQDETFGTK from the coding sequence ATGATCTATCACCATCTTTTCAAGCAGGCGGCCGCGAAAGCACCGGTTCGCGTGGGCATTATCGGAGCGGGCGCCTACGGCACCGCCGTGGTGACGCAGGCGCCCTATACGCCGGGTCTGGAAGTCATGATCGTTGCCGATCTGTCGGCCACATTGGCCAAAGGGGCGTTCGAGAAGGCGGGCGTGGATGCATCTCGCCTGGTGTATTGCGAGACAGTGTCGCGGGCCGAGGCGGAAATAGAGAAAGGCAACCGCGTTTATACCGATCACTGCGAAATCGTCCCGAAACTGTCGCGCGTCGATGTCGTTTGCGAAAGCACCGGCAGTCCGGAAGGGGCGGCGAACTATGCGCTATCGGCTATCGAAAATGGCAAGCACGTCGCCATGTGCACCAAGGATTGCGACGTTGCCGTCGGGCCGATGCTGAAGCGTCTGGCGAAAGAGAAAGGCGTGGTCTATACGCCGGTGGATGGTGACCAGCACGGCCTGTTCATTCAGATGTACGAGTGGGCCAAGGTCATCGGGTTGGAGGTGATCAGCGGCGGGAAAGCGACGGACGGCGAATTCGTCTATGACGAGCGCGAGAGCACCGTCACGATCAAGACCGACAAGCATATCAAGCCGCCGTATCAGGAACGCGTCAGCGTGTCGGCAAACGATCGTCGTTATCTCGAAAAAATTCCGAATGGCGGCGTCGAGGAGTATGTGGCGCGTCGGGCGGAAATTCTGTCGGGCCTGCCGCAGCCGGGTGCCTACGATTTATGCGAGATGACGGTTGCCGCCAATTACACGGGCCTGGCGCCCGCGCGTGATTCGCTCTGGCACGCGCCGTTACGCATCACTGAAATTCCGGTGGCGTATTGCACGCAAGCCGACGGTGGCGTGTTCAAGGCGCCTGGCGCGATCGATCTAGCGACGTGCCTGCGCACGCCCAATGAATCAGGCTTGGGCGGTGGCGTGTTCCTGGTAGTCCGCGCCGAGAACGCGTATTCCAATCACGTCATGGCCACCAAAGGTCAGATCGCCAATTACGACGACTCAGCATGCGTGCTGTATCGGCCGTATCATCTTTGCGGTGTGGAAACGTCGGTCAGTTTGCTGGCGGCGGGCTTACTGGGCGTGGACACCGGCTCGGACGATTTCCTGCCGCGCTGGGATCTGATCAAGGTGGCGGCGGAAGACATCGCCGCCGGGGATATTTTCGGCAACGACCATAGCCATCAACTCACTGCAAAAATTACGCCGGCCAAACCGGTCGCGTCCGCGAACCCGGCTTGCGCCCATCTGTTGACGGGGAACCGGGCGAAAGTCGATATCCCGCGCGGTACCGTCATCACCTATGACATGGTCGAAGAGCCGGCGCATTCGACTTTGTGGCGCTTGCGTCGCCTTCAGGACGAGACGTTCGGGACGAAGTGA
- a CDS encoding MFS transporter yields the protein MSESIVRRDDPLESAARKVMRHVVPVFLIMFIANYIDRVSVGFVNAHMETDLGISAAAYGLGSGLFFVGYAIFEVPSNILMQRFGARAWLTRIMLTWGIVAGAMAFVRNDTSFYVLRFLLGAAEAGFFPGIILYFAQWLPDKDRGKAAAIILSGAAVSSVIAGPLAGLLLSLHGFGVKGWQWMFLVEGGFSILLCGVCWIFLKSNIRDAHWLDDAEKDALQTYMVNEQAERERSAGSARVSKLALLKDPQIILFCCLDFAIQMTIYAVVFWLPTIIRRIGGLTDFQVGLYNAVPWLIAIVAMYGFAVLSAKRRSQRSWVALSLVIAALGLFASASGSPMSSFIAICFAAIGFKAASSLFWPIPQGYLDARVAGGVIALINSVGNLGGFAAPTAFGFLQQHTGSVAGGLYGLAATSLIAAGACFFARSRPINRSAAASQIRGRARQAPPL from the coding sequence ATGTCAGAGTCTATTGTAAGGCGCGACGATCCTTTGGAATCCGCCGCGCGCAAGGTGATGCGCCACGTGGTACCGGTATTCCTGATCATGTTCATCGCGAACTACATCGATCGGGTCAGCGTAGGCTTCGTCAACGCGCATATGGAAACCGATCTCGGCATATCCGCAGCGGCGTACGGTCTGGGAAGTGGATTGTTCTTTGTCGGATACGCGATATTCGAAGTGCCTTCGAATATCCTGATGCAGCGGTTCGGCGCCCGCGCGTGGCTCACGCGCATCATGCTGACATGGGGGATCGTTGCCGGCGCCATGGCGTTCGTCCGTAACGATACGTCTTTCTACGTTCTGCGTTTCCTGCTCGGTGCAGCGGAAGCCGGGTTCTTCCCGGGCATCATCCTGTATTTTGCGCAGTGGCTACCGGACAAAGATCGCGGCAAAGCCGCAGCGATCATTCTGTCCGGTGCGGCCGTATCGTCTGTCATCGCCGGTCCGTTGGCCGGACTGTTGCTGTCCTTGCACGGTTTCGGCGTCAAGGGCTGGCAGTGGATGTTCCTGGTGGAGGGGGGATTCTCGATCCTTCTCTGTGGCGTGTGCTGGATCTTTCTGAAGTCGAATATTCGTGACGCGCATTGGCTCGACGACGCGGAAAAAGACGCGCTCCAGACGTACATGGTGAACGAGCAGGCGGAGCGCGAGCGGAGCGCGGGGAGTGCGCGCGTCTCTAAACTGGCGCTGCTGAAAGATCCGCAAATCATCCTGTTTTGCTGCCTCGACTTCGCCATCCAGATGACGATCTACGCAGTGGTCTTCTGGTTGCCCACCATCATTCGCCGGATCGGCGGACTCACGGATTTCCAGGTGGGCTTGTACAACGCCGTGCCCTGGCTGATCGCGATCGTCGCCATGTACGGGTTCGCGGTGCTGTCGGCGAAGCGTCGTTCGCAACGGTCGTGGGTTGCCTTATCCCTCGTGATCGCCGCGCTGGGCCTGTTCGCCTCGGCGTCGGGCAGTCCGATGTCCTCTTTCATTGCCATCTGTTTCGCTGCAATCGGATTCAAGGCCGCATCGTCGTTGTTTTGGCCGATTCCGCAGGGCTATCTGGATGCGCGCGTTGCCGGCGGTGTGATTGCCTTGATCAATTCCGTGGGCAACCTGGGCGGCTTCGCGGCCCCGACGGCCTTTGGTTTTCTTCAGCAGCATACGGGGTCCGTCGCGGGCGGCTTGTACGGTTTGGCTGCAACGTCGTTGATTGCGGCTGGCGCCTGTTTCTTTGCCCGTAGTCGTCCGATCAACCGTTCCGCTGCCGCGAGCCAGATAAGGGGGCGGGCGCGTCAAGCGCCGCCATTATAG
- a CDS encoding arylsulfatase: MPARIILLHATPVAMAPIAAAFADAWPEAETVNLLDDGLSIDRAREKDLSDAMIERFVRFGRYGHDMQADGILATCSAFGEAIERLADAIPVPVLKPNQPMFEAAVAQGRRIGMLATFAPAVASMTQEFEDYVALAAKDDPSLASTRLETVLVTGAIEALRAGDDVRHNALVAERAAELRDCDVVMLAHFSTSRAANAVRAKIDVPVLTAPHAAVIRMRERLEKGHRGQ, encoded by the coding sequence ATGCCCGCCCGAATCATCCTTTTGCACGCCACCCCCGTTGCCATGGCGCCTATCGCCGCGGCCTTTGCGGACGCCTGGCCGGAAGCCGAAACCGTGAATCTGCTCGATGACGGCCTGTCGATCGATCGTGCTCGCGAAAAAGATTTGTCCGACGCCATGATCGAACGCTTCGTACGGTTCGGCCGGTATGGTCACGACATGCAGGCCGATGGCATCCTCGCCACCTGTTCCGCGTTTGGCGAAGCGATCGAGCGGCTGGCGGACGCGATTCCCGTCCCCGTGCTCAAGCCGAATCAGCCCATGTTCGAGGCCGCCGTCGCACAAGGTCGTCGTATCGGCATGCTGGCAACGTTTGCGCCGGCGGTGGCATCGATGACGCAGGAATTCGAAGACTATGTGGCGTTGGCCGCGAAAGACGATCCGTCTCTGGCATCGACGCGCCTCGAAACGGTGCTGGTAACGGGCGCCATCGAAGCACTGCGAGCAGGAGATGACGTGCGTCATAACGCGCTGGTCGCCGAGCGCGCGGCCGAGTTGCGAGACTGCGACGTCGTGATGCTGGCGCATTTTTCCACGTCCCGCGCTGCCAATGCCGTACGCGCCAAAATCGACGTGCCGGTGCTGACCGCGCCGCATGCCGCGGTCATTCGGATGCGCGAGCGCCTTGAAAAAGGGCATCGAGGGCAATGA
- a CDS encoding SDR family oxidoreductase → MSKGIEGKVVVITGGSTGIGAEVARLLASKGAAVAIAARRKDKLDAVVDDIALQGGVAKAYALDVSKKADVEMVIAAVVADFGKVDVLINNAGLMPIRPMAEVNTDEWDAMIDVNLKGTLYGIAAVLPRFLKQESGHIINLSSVAGVKVFAPGGTVYSGTKFAVSAISEGLRQEVGDKIRVTSIAPGAVDSDLKHSTSGTAKDTVLDFYRQAIPAGSVARAIAFAIEQPDDVDINEIVLRPTSQVF, encoded by the coding sequence ATGAGCAAGGGCATCGAAGGGAAAGTCGTAGTGATCACTGGCGGCAGTACCGGCATTGGCGCCGAAGTGGCCCGGTTACTGGCGAGCAAAGGGGCGGCTGTCGCCATCGCCGCGCGTCGCAAGGACAAACTGGACGCCGTCGTCGACGATATCGCGTTGCAAGGCGGGGTTGCGAAAGCCTATGCGTTGGACGTCTCGAAAAAAGCCGACGTCGAAATGGTTATCGCGGCGGTCGTCGCCGATTTCGGCAAGGTCGACGTACTGATCAACAACGCCGGCCTGATGCCGATTCGACCGATGGCGGAGGTCAATACCGACGAGTGGGACGCGATGATCGACGTCAATCTCAAAGGCACGCTATATGGGATCGCGGCCGTGTTACCGCGCTTCCTGAAGCAGGAAAGCGGTCACATCATCAATCTCAGTTCGGTGGCCGGCGTCAAGGTCTTCGCCCCGGGCGGCACGGTCTACTCCGGAACGAAGTTTGCCGTCTCGGCGATTTCCGAGGGCCTGCGTCAGGAAGTGGGTGACAAGATTCGCGTGACGTCGATCGCGCCCGGCGCGGTGGACAGCGATCTGAAGCACAGCACGTCCGGAACCGCCAAGGACACGGTGCTCGACTTCTATCGTCAGGCGATTCCGGCCGGTTCGGTCGCGCGCGCCATCGCCTTCGCCATCGAGCAGCCGGACGACGTGGATATCAACGAGATCGTGCTGCGTCCCACAAGCCAGGTATTTTGA
- a CDS encoding NAD-dependent succinate-semialdehyde dehydrogenase, which yields MSNAHTQSPIQQANVATSRNPATGELIATYPYQTAEEVDRLLDKNAAAFRLWRATPMRERVAAYGRLAAELRSRSETLAALITAEMGKTLGAARSEIEKCAATIDWIAENGPAILADEPVAIDGDDQVHVSYLPIGTVLAVMPWNFPFWQVIRASGPIMLSGNGFLLKHAPNVMGSAYALQEAYEAAGFPKDLFANLITDNDTVARAIEDDRVAAVTLTGSMRAGSAVAATAGKALKKSLLELGGSDAFIVLADANIDLAVKAAVEARFQNAGQVCLAAKRFILEKPIADAFTQKFVAAVRQLKMGDPTDSQNVVGPMARFDLRDELHGQVQRTIDAGATLLLGGKKVEGAGNFYEPTILANVTPGMAAFDEETFGPVAAITIADNAEHAIELANTSDYGLGGNLWTQDIARAQRIARRLETGGVFINGFSATNARIPVGGVKKSGYGRELSHFGLREFTNAQAVWAKTVD from the coding sequence ATGTCGAACGCACACACCCAGTCCCCGATTCAACAAGCCAATGTCGCCACCTCGCGCAATCCGGCGACTGGCGAACTGATCGCCACCTATCCCTACCAAACGGCGGAAGAAGTCGACCGCCTGCTGGACAAGAACGCCGCGGCCTTCCGCCTGTGGCGCGCAACGCCGATGCGCGAGCGTGTTGCGGCCTACGGTCGCCTTGCCGCGGAACTGCGGTCGCGTTCGGAAACACTGGCCGCGCTGATCACCGCCGAGATGGGCAAGACCCTCGGCGCCGCACGCAGCGAAATCGAAAAGTGCGCGGCCACGATCGATTGGATCGCTGAAAACGGCCCGGCCATCCTGGCCGACGAACCGGTCGCGATCGACGGCGACGATCAGGTGCATGTTTCCTATCTGCCGATCGGCACCGTACTCGCCGTGATGCCGTGGAACTTCCCGTTCTGGCAGGTTATCCGCGCCTCCGGCCCGATCATGCTGTCCGGCAACGGCTTCCTGCTGAAGCATGCGCCCAATGTCATGGGTTCCGCCTATGCCTTGCAGGAAGCGTATGAGGCCGCCGGCTTCCCCAAGGATCTTTTTGCAAACCTGATTACCGACAACGACACCGTTGCCCGTGCGATCGAAGACGACCGCGTGGCTGCCGTCACGCTGACGGGCAGCATGCGCGCCGGCTCGGCGGTGGCCGCCACGGCAGGCAAGGCACTGAAGAAGAGCCTGTTGGAGCTGGGTGGTTCCGATGCCTTCATCGTCCTGGCCGATGCGAACATCGATCTGGCCGTCAAGGCGGCCGTTGAAGCGCGCTTTCAAAACGCCGGACAAGTCTGCCTGGCCGCCAAGCGCTTCATTCTCGAAAAGCCCATTGCCGATGCCTTCACCCAAAAGTTCGTTGCCGCGGTCCGGCAACTGAAGATGGGCGATCCGACGGATTCGCAAAATGTCGTCGGGCCGATGGCGCGCTTCGACTTGCGCGACGAATTGCATGGCCAGGTCCAACGGACGATCGATGCGGGCGCGACGCTGCTGCTCGGCGGCAAGAAGGTCGAAGGTGCCGGCAATTTCTACGAGCCGACGATCTTGGCAAACGTCACGCCAGGCATGGCGGCATTCGACGAAGAAACGTTCGGTCCGGTCGCGGCAATCACCATTGCCGACAACGCGGAACACGCGATCGAACTGGCGAACACCAGCGACTACGGATTGGGCGGTAACCTCTGGACCCAGGACATCGCTCGCGCCCAGCGCATCGCGCGCCGCCTGGAAACGGGGGGGGTCTTCATCAACGGCTTTTCCGCAACGAATGCACGCATTCCCGTGGGCGGCGTGAAAAAGAGCGGCTATGGACGCGAGCTGTCGCATTTCGGCCTGCGCGAATTCACGAACGCCCAAGCGGTCTGGGCCAAGACGGTCGACTGA
- a CDS encoding sel1 repeat family protein, giving the protein MTYRGLILISCVVLAACASNSSSSENVRICDVDCHVQPKSQVNYQPMQSASSTEEDARIAALQRAAETNPRAAYDLGLRYFRGDGIGQNSYQAIVWMRKSAEAGYLDAQKALGVFYLFGLEEMGADPREAEKWLSIAAGRGDKESANLLVQARAAKQSDEDDYKWRTQWRGVYYGYWNSGYAYRGYWRGSAWYWP; this is encoded by the coding sequence ATGACATATCGCGGACTTATTCTGATTTCCTGCGTCGTACTCGCAGCCTGTGCCTCGAATTCAAGCAGCAGTGAAAACGTTCGCATATGCGACGTAGACTGCCACGTCCAGCCGAAAAGCCAGGTGAACTACCAGCCGATGCAATCGGCTTCCAGCACCGAGGAAGACGCGCGTATCGCGGCCTTGCAACGCGCTGCAGAAACCAATCCCCGTGCGGCCTACGATCTCGGCCTGCGCTATTTCAGAGGCGATGGCATCGGGCAGAACAGTTATCAAGCCATCGTGTGGATGCGCAAATCGGCCGAGGCCGGCTATCTCGATGCACAGAAGGCACTCGGCGTGTTCTATCTCTTCGGGCTGGAAGAGATGGGCGCCGATCCGCGTGAGGCGGAAAAGTGGCTTTCGATCGCGGCCGGTCGGGGAGACAAGGAGTCCGCGAATCTCCTGGTACAGGCCCGAGCCGCGAAGCAATCCGATGAGGACGACTACAAATGGCGGACACAGTGGCGCGGCGTGTACTACGGCTATTGGAACAGCGGCTATGCCTATAGGGGTTATTGGCGTGGCAGCGCCTGGTATTGGCCTTGA
- a CDS encoding beta-propeller fold lactonase family protein → MFVFVSTSEDGRIEGYRLDGDTGLLTRTGATDVGKLVMPMTVVSQGQPRLYAAVRSVPSSIHTYDIDSGAGTLAAAGPVTALPDNKVYLSLDNTGRYLFTASFAGNNFAVFRLTEKGLPETLPRQVLPIGGKAHCIIPDRSNRFVYAINFGEGHILSFLFDAETGALTPTVQAALRVDPSQGPRVAVVSPDNRYLYVIHQHTGEIAQCEIDQGSGALRHVSDTLFVQADMGLVRGVARENAAEANSAGADEGDVARIWASDIKITPDGRFLYATERTRSAIVLLQLDADSGRPTYVARFAAERQPRGIAIDPSGRWLVAAGEKSDKLSVFAIDGQSGHLQLHERYPVGRGANWVEIVDLA, encoded by the coding sequence ATGTTTGTTTTTGTTTCCACGTCAGAAGACGGTCGAATCGAGGGGTACCGCCTGGATGGCGATACCGGCTTGCTGACCCGCACCGGTGCCACCGACGTCGGGAAGCTGGTGATGCCAATGACAGTCGTGTCACAGGGGCAGCCGCGGCTCTATGCGGCGGTCCGCTCGGTGCCGTCATCGATCCACACCTATGACATCGATAGCGGCGCGGGGACCCTGGCGGCAGCGGGCCCCGTCACCGCCTTGCCCGATAACAAGGTGTATCTCTCGCTCGACAATACCGGACGGTATCTGTTCACCGCCTCGTTCGCGGGCAATAATTTCGCCGTGTTCCGTTTGACCGAAAAGGGGCTTCCGGAAACGCTTCCGCGTCAGGTGTTGCCGATCGGCGGGAAGGCGCACTGCATTATCCCGGACCGTTCCAATCGCTTCGTCTACGCGATCAACTTTGGCGAAGGGCATATTCTCTCGTTTCTTTTCGACGCGGAAACCGGCGCACTGACGCCCACCGTCCAGGCGGCGTTGCGCGTCGATCCGAGCCAGGGCCCACGCGTCGCGGTTGTCTCTCCCGACAATCGCTATCTGTACGTGATTCACCAGCACACAGGGGAAATCGCGCAGTGCGAAATCGATCAAGGTTCCGGGGCACTGCGCCATGTGAGCGACACGCTTTTCGTGCAGGCCGATATGGGCCTGGTTCGAGGCGTCGCGCGGGAGAACGCGGCGGAAGCCAATTCTGCTGGTGCAGACGAGGGGGACGTCGCGCGAATCTGGGCGTCTGATATCAAGATAACGCCGGACGGACGCTTCCTCTATGCCACGGAAAGGACGCGAAGTGCGATCGTTCTCTTACAGTTGGACGCGGATAGCGGACGGCCCACCTATGTCGCGCGCTTTGCCGCGGAGCGCCAACCGCGCGGCATCGCCATCGATCCCAGCGGGCGTTGGCTCGTGGCTGCCGGCGAGAAGTCGGACAAGCTCTCGGTCTTTGCGATCGACGGGCAAAGCGGGCATTTGCAATTGCACGAACGCTATCCGGTGGGACGGGGCGCCAACTGGGTTGAAATCGTCGACCTGGCCTAG
- a CDS encoding alkene reductase has translation MSNQQSSPVLQPVILGELHLRNRIVMAPMTRSRSDEAGVPPDYAAAYYAQRANAGLIITEATNISAQGRGYPRTPGIWNDTQIAAWKEVTDAVHRQAGKIFLQLWHTGRMSHPDMQDGALPVAPSAIKPSGQIRVHDGMKDFVTPRALDTDEIPGIVEDYRRAAENAKRAGFDGVEVHAANNYLLEQFIRDSTNHRTDQYGGALENRLRFPLQVVQAVVDVWGAARVGIRISPVTTAPGDTPLDSNTMETFGTFVDALSDLGLLYIHDIEGVTQLNRDTSDGISFTALRERFKGTYIANNQYTLGLAEKTLAAGDADLFSIGRPFIANPDLVDRLRSGAPLAEAPKEYWYGGDATGYSDWPALTGRQDL, from the coding sequence ATGTCCAATCAACAATCCAGTCCGGTTCTGCAACCGGTGATCCTCGGCGAGCTTCATCTTAGAAATCGTATCGTCATGGCGCCGATGACGCGCAGCCGGTCCGATGAAGCGGGCGTACCGCCGGACTACGCCGCGGCCTACTATGCGCAGCGTGCCAACGCGGGGCTGATCATCACGGAGGCAACCAATATCTCGGCCCAGGGTCGTGGTTATCCCCGTACGCCGGGCATCTGGAACGACACGCAGATCGCAGCCTGGAAGGAAGTGACGGACGCCGTGCACCGTCAAGCAGGCAAGATCTTTCTGCAACTGTGGCATACCGGGCGCATGTCGCATCCGGACATGCAGGACGGCGCACTGCCGGTCGCACCGTCCGCCATCAAGCCATCGGGGCAGATTCGCGTGCACGACGGGATGAAGGATTTCGTCACGCCGCGGGCACTGGATACCGACGAGATCCCCGGGATCGTCGAGGATTACCGTCGCGCAGCGGAGAATGCGAAGCGCGCGGGTTTCGACGGTGTCGAGGTGCACGCGGCCAACAACTACCTGCTGGAGCAGTTTATTCGCGACAGCACCAATCACCGCACGGACCAATACGGGGGCGCGCTCGAAAACCGTCTGCGTTTTCCGCTGCAAGTCGTGCAGGCGGTTGTCGATGTCTGGGGCGCCGCACGCGTCGGCATCCGCATCTCGCCGGTCACCACCGCGCCGGGCGACACGCCGCTCGACAGCAATACGATGGAGACCTTCGGTACCTTCGTCGATGCGCTTTCCGATCTCGGACTGCTGTACATCCACGACATCGAAGGCGTGACGCAGTTGAATCGGGACACGTCCGACGGCATCAGCTTCACCGCGCTGCGCGAACGCTTCAAGGGCACGTATATCGCCAACAACCAGTACACGCTCGGCCTGGCCGAGAAGACGCTGGCCGCGGGCGACGCCGATCTGTTCAGCATCGGGCGTCCCTTCATCGCCAATCCCGATCTGGTCGACCGCCTTCGCAGCGGCGCGCCGTTGGCAGAGGCGCCGAAGGAATATTGGTACGGTGGCGATGCGACCGGTTATTCCGACTGGCCCGCGTTGACCGGACGGCAAGACCTTTAA